A genomic region of Candidatus Eisenbacteria bacterium contains the following coding sequences:
- a CDS encoding T9SS type A sorting domain-containing protein, which translates to MPSNSRFHQILIGVILGLISCSPAQAFRVMTYNLLNYSSGREAEFRTVLEQAEPDILVAEEILSQVAVDYFLANVLDVLDPGEWEAGDFVNGADTDNAIFYRSTKVSYIGHHVIGTTLRDIDEWTVGPVGYGSDASNLRIYALHLKASEGSDNEQRRLDEVTAMRTRMESFPPGQNYIVMGDFNIYDSGEPAYQYMLDTASGIAGVVQDPIDSPGNWHDGSSFAVIHSQSTRTIQFGGGASGGMDDRFDMILVGPAVQDDEGLDILEQTYATFGNDGQHFNKALIDDPPHPELPTEVIEALYNGSDHLPVIADLQVPPILLTDSALEFGSVIVGGTATRVLSVANGAEIPADELDYSITTLIVFTCPSGDFEAEAGDPANLHNIGMSTATPGLNEGDLTLTSDDLDNPVQLIPLNGTVLAHAAPSVSAEEPMISGVLDFETHEPGAFSDLSAAVYNFGYGSLQALLEVYRAELAGDPRFTIVGGFSPATIGEIPASWGVHFDSDGASNGAYAGTLIFRTRDQQDLDGAINLEDLFYDLVATVGTGPSEVPGTSPEPLYTDIISISPNPFRAATQIVFSVAEESAVNLDVFDIGGRRVRSFYGGSVKPGEHRVLWTGIDNGGQQLNAGVYFIQLQVSDLIQTQRVILLR; encoded by the coding sequence ATGCCATCCAATAGTCGTTTCCACCAGATTCTCATCGGTGTGATCCTGGGGCTGATTTCCTGCTCTCCTGCCCAGGCGTTTCGCGTCATGACATACAATCTCCTGAACTACAGCTCGGGTCGGGAGGCGGAATTCCGGACCGTATTGGAGCAGGCGGAGCCAGACATTCTTGTCGCAGAGGAAATCCTCTCTCAGGTTGCCGTGGATTATTTCCTTGCCAATGTGCTGGATGTCTTGGACCCAGGTGAATGGGAAGCCGGGGATTTTGTCAATGGAGCGGATACGGATAACGCCATCTTCTATCGATCCACCAAAGTGAGTTACATTGGCCACCACGTCATAGGCACCACACTCCGCGACATCGATGAATGGACCGTGGGCCCGGTCGGATATGGCTCGGATGCATCGAATCTCCGCATCTATGCATTGCATCTGAAGGCAAGCGAGGGAAGCGATAATGAGCAGCGCCGATTGGATGAAGTCACCGCAATGCGGACGCGGATGGAGTCTTTTCCACCGGGCCAGAACTACATTGTGATGGGGGACTTCAATATCTATGACAGTGGGGAGCCAGCCTACCAGTACATGCTTGATACCGCGTCCGGGATTGCAGGCGTGGTCCAGGACCCAATCGACAGTCCTGGGAACTGGCATGACGGTTCATCTTTTGCCGTTATTCATTCCCAGTCCACCCGGACCATACAGTTTGGCGGTGGGGCCTCAGGGGGGATGGACGATCGGTTTGATATGATACTCGTTGGCCCAGCGGTACAGGACGACGAAGGTCTGGATATCTTGGAGCAAACCTATGCCACATTTGGAAATGACGGCCAACACTTTAACAAAGCTCTCATCGACGATCCACCACACCCGGAGCTTCCGACAGAAGTGATCGAGGCGCTTTACAATGGTTCGGATCATCTCCCCGTCATTGCAGACCTGCAAGTCCCGCCGATTCTCCTCACAGACTCGGCCCTTGAGTTCGGGTCGGTGATCGTCGGAGGGACGGCGACACGGGTGCTTTCTGTCGCGAATGGAGCCGAGATACCAGCTGATGAACTCGACTACTCCATAACAACTCTGATTGTTTTCACATGCCCTTCGGGCGACTTCGAGGCGGAGGCCGGAGATCCTGCCAATCTGCACAACATTGGGATGTCAACGGCAACACCTGGTCTGAATGAAGGTGACCTGACCCTCACATCAGACGATTTGGATAATCCAGTCCAGTTGATCCCTCTTAACGGAACCGTGCTTGCTCACGCGGCGCCCAGTGTCTCCGCTGAGGAACCTATGATCTCCGGAGTTCTGGATTTTGAAACTCATGAGCCGGGAGCCTTCTCTGATCTCTCCGCAGCTGTTTACAACTTTGGATACGGTTCGCTACAAGCTCTGCTGGAGGTCTATCGAGCTGAACTGGCGGGGGATCCCAGATTCACAATAGTTGGGGGATTCAGTCCAGCCACTATCGGAGAGATCCCGGCGTCCTGGGGAGTGCACTTCGATTCCGATGGTGCTTCCAATGGGGCTTACGCCGGAACACTCATTTTCAGGACCAGGGATCAACAGGACTTGGATGGTGCGATTAATCTTGAGGACCTGTTTTATGACTTGGTGGCCACGGTCGGGACTGGCCCTTCAGAGGTCCCCGGAACATCCCCGGAACCGCTATATACCGACATCATTTCGATATCTCCGAATCCGTTTCGCGCCGCAACGCAGATTGTTTTCAGTGTTGCAGAGGAGAGTGCAGTCAATCTTGATGTTTTCGACATTGGCGGTCGCCGGGTGAGATCCTTTTATGGCGGGTCCGTTAAACCTGGGGAGCACCGGGTTCTCTGGACTGGGATAGACAATGGCGGACAGCAGCTCAATGCTGGTGTCTATTTTATTCAACTTCAGGTATCAGATCTGATTCAGACACAGCGAGTGATTTTGCTTCGGTAA
- the tnpB gene encoding IS66 family insertion sequence element accessory protein TnpB (TnpB, as the term is used for proteins encoded by IS66 family insertion elements, is considered an accessory protein, since TnpC, encoded by a neighboring gene, is a DDE family transposase.), whose amino-acid sequence MLSLPPSVRIFLARGATDLRKSFDTLAALVCDVIEEDPQSGHLFVFVNRRRDRVKILWWDHSGYCLLAKRLERGRFHIYDQAGEHEQRYEVSVSDFSLLLEGIDLRGSRRRVAHDDYF is encoded by the coding sequence ATGCTGAGTCTTCCACCATCGGTCCGGATCTTTCTGGCGCGTGGAGCGACAGATCTCCGAAAGTCATTCGATACTTTGGCGGCGTTAGTGTGTGATGTGATCGAGGAAGATCCTCAGTCAGGTCATCTTTTTGTCTTCGTGAATCGCCGGCGGGACCGTGTCAAGATCCTGTGGTGGGATCATTCGGGCTATTGTCTTCTGGCAAAGAGATTAGAGCGGGGCCGGTTCCATATTTACGATCAAGCTGGCGAGCATGAGCAGCGATATGAGGTATCAGTGAGTGACTTCTCATTACTTCTCGAGGGGATCGATCTACGGGGATCTCGGAGAAGAGTTGCGCATGATGATTATTTTTAA
- a CDS encoding T9SS type A sorting domain-containing protein, giving the protein MDNIRQFLIFIIGIVILLWSCSGVAQEYQLYPSVLDASGGIVCGAPDHDLLFTLGEPVVGLSENQNFQLWSGFRFLRRVTVLCPGVSGVDDAGEKIITDKRLYPAYPNPATGSVRLRFDLSSPSHVTLVVYDLRGRVVRTLERGLVQPGRHEATWDGIDNNGHLVATGIYFARLAAGNTEEVRRLVVLR; this is encoded by the coding sequence TTGGACAACATTCGTCAATTTCTGATCTTTATCATTGGGATTGTGATTCTCCTCTGGTCCTGTTCAGGAGTGGCTCAGGAATATCAATTATATCCCAGCGTGCTCGATGCATCAGGCGGCATAGTCTGCGGTGCACCTGATCACGATCTACTGTTCACTCTGGGCGAACCGGTCGTGGGCCTGTCAGAAAACCAGAACTTCCAGCTCTGGTCGGGTTTCAGGTTCCTCAGGCGAGTGACGGTACTTTGCCCAGGGGTCTCTGGTGTTGACGATGCAGGAGAGAAGATCATAACCGACAAGAGGTTATATCCAGCCTATCCCAATCCTGCGACAGGGTCGGTGCGGCTGCGATTTGACTTAAGTAGTCCGTCGCACGTGACACTCGTTGTTTATGATCTGCGGGGGCGAGTGGTGAGAACTCTCGAACGCGGTCTTGTCCAACCTGGCAGGCACGAAGCCACCTGGGACGGAATAGACAATAATGGTCATCTTGTCGCAACTGGAATCTACTTTGCCCGCCTGGCGGCAGGTAACACAGAAGAGGTCAGGCGGCTTGTGGTATTGAGATGA
- a CDS encoding T9SS type A sorting domain-containing protein, with protein sequence MYWWAVASHAYMSDGIGHFQACYSSACPPISGCDALIKIVGTCYGNESSDNVAVVWGGLDGNDGIPRRVLGEAIKHVPNPSNFQLVGDHKKTAAPAFKHVDGEWNNSVPWDGLEIRFTCDTHLNTSMNAEDVLQIPGNIFYVDGAVWEGDTVIVANVKPLSGQFGSEVLRVLSSEVVSQNNSHLHLDGDGRDGPNDYRMRLIHGDDPAADVGGIRVEDGRFYFRPVTEHETAGYLIQSKAGDSWTTVAELEPGVGERSHPVGGGEYRLVEVETSGNEIIHSIAKAEDIPTIEPQIEPGLEEMRSLIQEKLLAGPPSDWFSGQHTMSGEKLGIICWEPLVMDYQYLADVLSGWYGVETTVIGVPGPNLVTFEGVKAVIAGLYGDGVRYALLGGDWSDWEYFAVNGPYTSETWVDTWAPILQDYYNSGFPEYGDPDNAIIPARVLADPRPRGQNMSWHRPYLEEGDMFSYGDVDDDGLPDVAVGRLPFTTNEQVLGYVWKAIYYIDVGGWGYDEPYTTSWYIGDLDHDQPGEGQFSLEVAEQLQAAFPTGTTIFPPLYESQYGGWDRIQAAVDLWNYQNELVMFVGTLSNRSRPADFFKLPLFTMDLIWSGSWTPVVLGLSCGIGDFARTMDPYYGIPVFERKLGTWDKGAVAEIGPSTGTWQQGNLVVGLAIVQFIMEDPSRPLGESVRLALRYVLENADPEEDSDVILTARSYQFHGLPLLPLNHINYVVGVNDRGGSQLKLALNQNIPNPFNPRTSIGFSLTAPGLVDMSVVDVSGRVVRTLVEGQQEAGQHIVIWDGRTNSGHEVSSGVYFLRMTAEGRLLKRMMHLLK encoded by the coding sequence ATGTATTGGTGGGCAGTCGCGAGCCATGCCTACATGAGTGATGGAATCGGACACTTCCAGGCTTGCTACTCATCGGCTTGTCCTCCAATTAGTGGCTGTGATGCGTTGATCAAGATTGTGGGAACATGCTACGGGAACGAGAGCAGTGATAATGTGGCTGTGGTGTGGGGCGGCCTTGACGGGAACGACGGGATTCCACGGCGTGTCCTTGGAGAGGCGATCAAGCATGTGCCCAATCCCTCAAACTTCCAGCTGGTCGGAGATCACAAGAAGACCGCAGCTCCCGCATTCAAGCATGTAGACGGTGAGTGGAACAATTCCGTCCCCTGGGACGGTCTGGAGATTCGCTTCACCTGCGATACTCACCTGAACACCAGTATGAATGCGGAAGATGTTCTGCAGATTCCCGGCAACATCTTCTACGTTGATGGGGCTGTATGGGAGGGGGATACGGTCATTGTAGCGAACGTAAAGCCTCTTAGTGGCCAGTTCGGCAGCGAAGTGCTGCGTGTCTTGTCGAGCGAGGTTGTGAGTCAAAACAACTCTCATCTCCATCTCGACGGGGACGGTCGTGATGGCCCGAACGATTATCGCATGCGTCTCATTCATGGCGACGACCCGGCTGCTGACGTGGGCGGTATCCGCGTGGAGGATGGTCGCTTCTACTTCAGGCCGGTGACCGAGCATGAGACAGCTGGCTACCTCATCCAGAGCAAAGCTGGGGACAGCTGGACGACTGTCGCTGAGCTGGAGCCGGGAGTCGGAGAGCGGTCGCATCCTGTCGGTGGCGGGGAGTATCGTCTGGTGGAAGTCGAAACGTCGGGGAACGAGATCATCCATTCGATCGCGAAGGCTGAAGACATCCCTACGATTGAACCTCAAATCGAGCCCGGATTGGAAGAGATGCGCTCTCTTATCCAAGAGAAGTTGCTTGCGGGGCCGCCTTCAGATTGGTTCAGCGGTCAGCACACGATGTCGGGTGAGAAGCTCGGCATCATCTGCTGGGAACCGTTGGTGATGGACTACCAGTACTTAGCAGACGTGCTGTCAGGCTGGTACGGAGTTGAAACCACCGTCATCGGCGTGCCTGGACCGAATCTGGTCACCTTCGAGGGCGTTAAGGCCGTCATTGCCGGACTGTATGGTGATGGTGTGCGTTATGCACTCCTGGGCGGAGACTGGTCTGATTGGGAATACTTCGCGGTGAATGGGCCCTACACATCGGAAACGTGGGTTGACACATGGGCGCCCATACTTCAGGACTACTACAATTCCGGCTTTCCGGAATACGGTGATCCGGACAATGCAATCATTCCTGCGCGTGTGCTTGCGGATCCTCGTCCTCGGGGACAGAACATGTCCTGGCATCGGCCGTACTTGGAGGAAGGCGATATGTTCTCCTACGGCGACGTCGACGACGATGGGCTCCCTGATGTTGCAGTTGGGCGGCTCCCGTTCACCACGAATGAGCAGGTGCTTGGGTATGTGTGGAAGGCCATCTACTACATTGACGTCGGTGGCTGGGGATACGACGAGCCGTATACCACCAGTTGGTATATCGGCGACTTGGATCATGACCAGCCGGGAGAAGGTCAGTTCTCGTTGGAGGTCGCCGAGCAACTGCAGGCGGCTTTCCCCACAGGGACAACCATCTTTCCTCCATTATATGAGAGTCAATACGGCGGCTGGGATCGCATCCAGGCGGCAGTGGACCTCTGGAATTATCAGAACGAACTGGTGATGTTTGTGGGAACGCTGTCCAACCGTTCGCGGCCGGCGGACTTCTTCAAACTGCCCCTGTTCACAATGGATCTTATCTGGTCAGGGAGTTGGACGCCTGTTGTTCTGGGACTCTCCTGCGGTATCGGAGATTTCGCGAGGACAATGGATCCCTACTATGGCATACCAGTCTTCGAGCGCAAGCTCGGAACATGGGACAAGGGTGCTGTGGCTGAGATAGGTCCGTCAACAGGAACCTGGCAGCAGGGTAACCTGGTGGTTGGACTGGCGATCGTGCAGTTCATTATGGAGGATCCGAGCCGTCCTCTTGGTGAAAGCGTGAGGCTGGCCCTGCGATATGTGCTGGAGAACGCGGATCCTGAGGAGGATTCTGATGTCATTCTCACTGCTCGTTCGTATCAGTTCCACGGGCTTCCTCTGCTCCCGCTGAACCATATTAATTATGTGGTTGGAGTGAATGATCGTGGTGGATCGCAGCTGAAGCTGGCTCTGAACCAGAACATACCCAATCCATTCAATCCTCGCACATCGATCGGATTTAGCCTGACTGCTCCTGGTTTGGTTGATATGAGCGTGGTTGATGTAAGCGGACGGGTCGTCAGGACCCTGGTTGAGGGACAGCAGGAAGCTGGACAGCATATTGTCATCTGGGACGGTCGCACCAATAGTGGGCATGAAGTATCTTCGGGTGTGTACTTTCTCCGGATGACGGCAGAAGGTAGGTTACTGAAAAGGATGATGCATCTGCTGAAATAG
- a CDS encoding MFS transporter yields the protein MSFASLYFKSQGLPIFKIIIVWAISPAVAMLVVSLVRSYSIRTFLCIGILLYAMKALTLFFYFKYSYLLYGMLAGLVLGIFWVALNYIFFSRSPSANHAKNSSVYFIIPSLLGIILPPVGALIIGYTNFKVLFALVVLLSPISLGYVLKKIPAQIAVFNFRDSHRRFKGLKLITGFEGALHFFQSVFIPVYILLFLTSEFEVGGFHSYTAFIGFIVTVILAKYSDKQQKRLVVIAPLLIAMGVVILLLGAIHQVWWWLMLIGVYSFLDNITLPIRFAIPMDFKGKDIGFWAMSEFYGNFGRTVLLALSAVFFYFNAYWLAFIIFALIALFYPSVINYQIKRNLHKPLLTS from the coding sequence TTGAGTTTTGCTTCGCTCTACTTTAAATCTCAGGGGCTTCCCATATTTAAGATTATCATCGTTTGGGCGATTAGTCCGGCGGTAGCAATGCTAGTCGTGTCACTGGTGCGATCTTATTCCATTCGTACGTTCTTGTGCATTGGAATATTGCTATATGCCATGAAAGCGCTGACATTATTTTTCTATTTTAAATATTCGTACCTGCTCTATGGCATGCTGGCCGGTCTTGTGCTGGGTATTTTTTGGGTGGCGCTGAACTACATTTTCTTTTCACGCTCTCCCTCTGCAAACCATGCCAAAAACTCATCAGTCTATTTTATTATTCCCTCGCTGCTCGGCATCATACTCCCTCCGGTAGGGGCGCTGATCATCGGCTATACCAATTTTAAGGTTTTGTTTGCGCTGGTGGTTTTATTGTCACCGATATCTTTGGGTTATGTGCTAAAGAAAATTCCAGCCCAAATAGCAGTATTCAACTTTCGTGATTCGCACAGACGATTTAAGGGACTCAAGCTCATTACCGGCTTTGAAGGTGCCTTACATTTTTTCCAAAGTGTATTCATTCCGGTTTATATACTTTTATTCCTGACCAGTGAATTTGAAGTAGGTGGATTCCACAGCTACACAGCATTTATAGGTTTTATTGTAACCGTAATACTGGCCAAATACTCGGACAAGCAACAGAAGCGTCTGGTCGTCATAGCGCCATTGCTGATAGCCATGGGAGTGGTTATTTTGCTTTTGGGAGCAATTCACCAGGTGTGGTGGTGGCTGATGCTCATTGGCGTGTATTCATTTCTTGATAACATCACTCTGCCAATACGATTTGCTATTCCCATGGATTTTAAAGGAAAAGATATTGGTTTCTGGGCCATGAGCGAATTCTATGGAAATTTTGGAAGGACAGTACTTCTTGCCCTATCAGCTGTCTTTTTTTACTTCAACGCGTATTGGTTGGCTTTTATAATATTTGCCCTGATTGCCTTATTCTATCCAAGTGTAATTAATTACCAAATCAAGAGAAACTTACACAAGCCGTTATTAACCTCATAG
- a CDS encoding IS66 family transposase, whose product MQRSCDCISMFLMNVKSTPEELIRSQQAEIESLKEALAKLERENKSLSSKIDVLLHRLFRKKSERVDPDQLRMFEEILREIPESETETGEFEEKQVRVRKRRKGHGRAPFPPHLPREVIEIPLSPEERICPDCGQEMKEIGVETTERGHIIPAHFVVKQYVRKKYGCPEGHGIRTPELPPSLIEKCKYELSVYAHLTEAKYDDHLPLNRLSGIYKRQGFTIPKSTMWEMLRRVNDVVAEAILDQMRKELLREQLLQADETPVMVRLEDRKGIHKGYIWCYGVGKKRVFKFTMSRSREGPSRFLRGWKGGILQTDGYGGYDEVTRDNKLKRAGCWSHARRKVVEAMETGTPQAVLLLRPIQRLFWIERAIKRRAERLVLEREAFLQLRGEVRGRLSRIILKRIRKRVDTLLLERSTLPKSPLGKALTYLNNQWEPLKLFLNESELEIHNNDSERAIRHVVIGRRNWLFFGSPEGAKVGANLFSLVATCKALGISTKNYLEDVILKIDTTPISEISRLTPWAWAKEMGIETNPSIKE is encoded by the coding sequence TTGCAAAGATCATGTGATTGTATAAGTATGTTTCTGATGAATGTTAAGTCGACACCCGAGGAGCTCATTCGATCCCAGCAGGCGGAGATCGAGTCTTTGAAAGAAGCGTTGGCTAAGCTCGAGCGGGAGAACAAGAGTTTGTCTTCGAAGATAGACGTTCTCCTTCATCGCCTCTTCCGCAAGAAATCCGAGCGTGTGGATCCGGATCAGCTCCGGATGTTCGAGGAGATACTTCGAGAAATCCCGGAGTCGGAGACGGAAACCGGGGAGTTCGAAGAGAAACAGGTGCGTGTTCGCAAGCGTCGTAAAGGTCATGGACGGGCACCCTTCCCACCCCATCTTCCTCGCGAGGTCATTGAAATCCCGCTATCCCCGGAAGAGCGGATCTGCCCTGACTGCGGCCAGGAGATGAAAGAGATCGGTGTCGAGACCACGGAACGTGGCCACATCATACCCGCCCACTTTGTGGTGAAGCAATATGTGCGGAAGAAATATGGTTGCCCTGAAGGGCATGGGATACGCACACCGGAGCTTCCCCCTTCACTGATCGAGAAATGCAAGTATGAGCTATCGGTGTATGCGCATTTGACCGAGGCGAAGTATGACGATCACCTTCCATTGAATCGGTTATCCGGGATATACAAGCGTCAGGGTTTTACGATACCCAAGTCGACCATGTGGGAAATGCTTCGTCGGGTGAACGATGTTGTAGCCGAGGCGATTTTGGATCAGATGCGCAAAGAGCTTCTCAGAGAGCAGCTCTTGCAAGCCGACGAGACCCCGGTAATGGTCCGGTTGGAAGACCGGAAAGGGATTCATAAGGGTTACATTTGGTGTTATGGCGTTGGGAAGAAGCGGGTATTTAAATTTACGATGTCCCGTAGCCGTGAAGGACCTTCTCGATTTTTACGTGGATGGAAAGGCGGGATTCTGCAGACGGATGGTTACGGCGGTTACGACGAGGTTACACGTGACAACAAATTGAAGCGTGCGGGGTGTTGGAGTCACGCACGGCGCAAGGTCGTTGAGGCTATGGAAACGGGAACACCGCAGGCGGTGTTATTGCTGAGGCCGATCCAGAGGCTGTTTTGGATCGAGCGGGCGATTAAACGGCGGGCGGAGAGGCTTGTTCTTGAGCGGGAAGCATTTTTACAATTGCGTGGAGAGGTCCGTGGCCGTCTCAGCCGGATTATATTGAAACGGATACGCAAACGTGTGGATACGCTTTTGCTCGAGCGATCCACACTTCCCAAGAGTCCTTTGGGGAAAGCGTTGACTTACTTGAACAATCAATGGGAGCCATTAAAGCTTTTCTTGAACGAATCCGAACTTGAGATTCATAACAATGATTCGGAACGAGCTATCCGGCACGTCGTGATCGGTCGCCGCAACTGGTTGTTTTTTGGGAGTCCCGAGGGAGCAAAGGTAGGAGCCAATCTCTTTTCTTTGGTGGCGACATGCAAGGCCTTAGGAATTAGTACAAAGAACTATCTCGAGGACGTCATTCTGAAAATAGACACGACTCCCATATCTGAGATCTCCCGGCTCACGCCTTGGGCCTGGGCGAAAGAAATGGGCATAGAGACAAATCCTTCAATAAAAGAGTAA